A segment of the Babesia microti strain RI chromosome II, complete genome genome:
TATTCTCTGGCACAATCGATATGGGACTACCAAATCACACTTAGTCAGCACCACTTGCCATTTGATCTTCTTATGATCAAGAAATGATAGCATGTCTATGTCAGTTCTTTTTAGCCCGAGGCggctaaattaattgtgtaaatacCTATCAATTGCAATGATAACTCGTTTTAGATTCGGCCTTGACGTTAAATATAGTGTCATGCATTCAAACCATTTAACCCTCTTCTCCTCTTTGACAGGGGCAAATCCATAACCAGGTAAGTCTACTAACACCAACTTTGGCGGGGATCCGATCTAAAATGATTGACTTCGCACCTTATAAAAGTTTAGTTTTCTAGTAGTACCCGGTGATTTTCCAATGGGACAATTGCCGATTTGGCCACAAAGggaattaattaattgtgatttaCCACAATTTGTACGGCCAGCTACGGCTATCTATTTTAGTAAATCcgataatattttttacatgtGTTCAAATAAAAAGCTTACCTCTGGAATTATGGGTTTTGGTAAagattcaaatttgatgaCAGAGGCACATAGCCCAATTTTAGGTTTAATTTGACCAAGAAAAATTGGAGAAAATTTCGCTTGCTGTGCACAGGAATGGAAAGCTTTATGTTCGTCAATTGTTACAGGTCTACCCAACCCATTTTCCAGTACTAATCTTTGAATTTTAGCTGATGGTTTGACCGCCTTTTCGAAACTTCTTTTGGAGGTGAATATTTTGGTACATCTACCAGTactgtaattttttgttgttgtaaaattggacaattttgtgtttaaaccaaaaaattttgaatgataAGGGACTATCTGATACATACATTCAGTAATTATTCTTGCAAATGTAActaattgtgtatatttgtaattaataattttaaattaccAGGTTCCAcatgtatacaaatttgatacattAAGAACCCATTTATCATATACTAATGAGAATAGTACATGTGTGGTTAAACTAGATCCAGTAGGTTAGGAATGACAACCAGACAACAAATTGCGACTACGCTGAGACGCTGTGTAAAACACAAATATAATGTTGGATgctaataaaatattttctgcAATAGATGACAATAAGGCAATTTGCCCCTGCAGTGCCCAATGGATAATGGTACCTCTCTGGTGACCTAGTTATATAGCTATGCCGCTTATCTACCTGAGAGCCCCGATAATGATGTTCAAGCCCatgccaaaatattttttagttattTTCCTGATCAATGCATAGATGAGCCATTTAATCGTTGTTATCGCAACTATTCCGACTCCAACCCGCCACCGTAACCATTCCACTAATTCAGAGTTCATGATAGGAAGAAACTAATGTACTGGCTCCAAATCGCGGAAAATGAGTGCAGACGTAAGGCAGGGGTACCTGAAAGGGTATTCAGGTGAATTGGTTTGTGATTTAGCTTTAAGAGATTGATGAGGAGATGGAGATATCCGGATGGGTATATATGACtaaaatttctaatttttGCAAGATATACCATAGATACTCATATGGTATAAATTAGTGCGTTTAGTGCATTGTATAAAACTAGTTGACCACTGCCATCTAAAACCGCATTTTTAAAGGTCTCGCCGGGACTCGAACCCGGGTTAGTGGATTCAGAGTCCACTGTGATCACCACTACACCACGAAACCCGGCACGTGGCTTATAAGTATACATCAACACATAATTTCTTGCATCCTTTGCACTTCCTAACGTTGCGATTTGTGATtcaaattacaattttgggGTCATTTCCCTTAAATATACTTGCGTacttaattatatacaacatTGCATCGCATATGCCattataatacattatttagCACACACAGTTTATTTATTGACGGTGCAACCGAAACTTAGTGAGTTTATGcttattaaatataattttatgtcGCACTAATGGTTAATATGGAAAGCGTTACCGCTGAAAATGCAGATACACCAAGTACATCTCTTCCCTCAGATGCTGATGCCAAATTAACTTTATCCCATGAGGAAAAGATCAAGAGCCTTGATAAGTCCATATCTGAAATCCATTTTAACTCATCACTTGACAATGTAGTTAGGGAacttgataaaatttcGCTCCAGGCGGAAAATGTTATTATGGGAAGCACAGACCTAGTAGACTACAGTGGAGACTCTAGTGATACCCACGAGGATGTGTGTTCTAACACTAAAAAGTTGACATCCACAACTTCCGTGTTTTCAAAATCTTCATCCAAAGCATCTGTTGAAATGAATCAAAAGATAAACGTTGACAGTGATGagaaaataaatatacatatgaAGTCTACGCTATATCCACCTACCGTCATTGTTAATGATGACAAAGatgttgtatatataacGCCGGATGCGCTAAAATTTACTCCAACTTCTGAGCATGTGGTCGCTGTAAGTAAATGTTGGATCTGTTatgataaattgtcaattaaattggatgatgTTTTAATATCCACATATGCATATATCTAATGTAGACCATGAAGAATGGCGAAAAATTTCGCTTCATCTTCTGCAATCAGGAGTATAATGACGAGGAGAGACAgtcaattgaaaattacAAGAGATATGTCATCTCCTGCATAAGTAATATTGACAAAGGTGATGCTGATGCCATAACTTTATATGGCGAGCATTTCAAAGACTCCATTTTCTCACAGGATCATTACATTTTACGTTATCTACAAGGCAACTCTTTTGAGCCACATAAGACCTATCTTGATGTAAAGAATCATCTTAAGTGGAGAAGTGAAAATTTGCCTATAGACCAAAAACAAATAGAACCCTTTCTTGATATGGGgttttgttatatttttggcAGGGACAAATGTGCTAGACCCATTGTCGTAATTAGGCTTTCCAAAGCATCCAACCTAAAGAAGGAGGTTATGCTACGTGTTTTATACTATTGGTTAGGTAAGCCtgtaatgatttttttagcattcaaataaaacttgtcattattattattattcacgcatttttcatatttttatatagaaTTGATATTGTCTAAGATGTTAGTCCCTGGTAAAATCGAGCAGTGGCGTATCCTCGTTGATCTAAATAGCTACAACATATTCAACATGCCCTTATCATTCCTAAAAGATGCatccaaatttttaactGTAACCAAACCCTATTACTTAGGTAAATTACAGGAGTAGGCTGACTGGCATGGTAATATTAAATGCTCCCTTTATGGTTTCCGGAATATGGAATGTTATTAAGGGGATTTTACCTGTCTATACCCAGgagaaaataataattacttCACATGCCACATCTAAGCACTTTCTATCACTAGTAGATGAATCTCAGGTCGAAGCAAGGTATGGAGGGACTGCCAAGAATAATATCATGTTCAAACACCCTGTATTCCCTCCACTCTCCAATAAATAGTACGGCAACGTATATATTACTATTTGTAACACAAAGCTGTTATATTGCACctttaattatcaaataatattaactTGCCACTATACGATCAGTGATTTAATTATAAGTATTAGGtaattaatgtaaattttgtatcgATTTGTACTTTGACGTAGCAATTCATTTACCATTAGATAGCATTGCAACAcaattaatgaaattagTTCTATAAAATCCTGTAGATCACAATTAACATCATATGTTTCCTGTTTATAtctttaaatattaaagtaGACTAATTGcaatgtaaattattttaattgcaaatataCGTGAATTAGTGAGCTAATTCAcagtaaatatatgattacACTACTAATAACTACAGGTGATGCGAAATATCCATAGATATTAGAGGTAGTtgatttgaaattttatccaaatttattaaatattaacaattaacCATTAAAATAAAGAAGatggtatatataatagtaaTCATTTGCAACACATCTTTGAATTAGACATAAAGCAacatataattgtaaaacgactgatttattgtaattatgtaaatatttgtatgtGTACGAAAATGTTTtagaatttgaaaaaaattaatttattaaatacGCACACTAAGTGTACCACACATAGGGGATACTAGTGAGTGCGTATTGTTTGGGGTAATATGAGTGAGCTGTACGATGGGTTACTCAAGGGCCTATATCGCCTTAGCGATTCAAATACGTCGAGTACTGATTCCAAATCACGTCTTTTACTATCTTCTATCAACAGGCTTAAAGCTTTGGGCATACCATATTACCCATCAACCTCAACAGATCAAATAGACATACTTAACTCACAAATTGAGGCGTACAATCGCCTTTTTATTGAACAACAGCCACTAGATTCGCAATTTCTGGCTAGAAGTGGCTGCACAAAAGTTACAGATGATGTGTTTGACAATGAAGTTGTCGACAATGAGATTGCTGACAATACGATATCATtgaatgatatattaaCCCTTTCCTCATCTATACAACGTGGAAACTCTACTTGGGGTTGTTCTAATGGTTGGAAAGagtattataattatttacaagATTTGAAACTTAAAAGGTTCATCAATAACATAGATTCTGTAGCCCATTCTCTGTGCAACAATAAGACGCAGGGATCCAGTATAGAAAATTACGTATTTGAGTTTTTAAATGTTATAGGTATCCAATACACAACAGTTGAAGATACGCTTAAGGCTTTGGAATTTGTTAAGCAAAAGGCAAAATTGCTCAATtaccaaaaatatatacacgTGCAGCTATTTATCCACTGTTTCATAaatctaaatgattataCCACTCCGTCATCCAATAAAAACTTCACCAAGGATCTTTTGGAACACTTTAAACACTTTTTCAACTTCCATAAAGAGAGAATGAAACGTATAAAGAAACTTTCTCATAGTATTAGTAAACGCTTAACTTTTGCAGATAGGAAACAAGATCCCAGTACATCGGCACTGCAAAAGGAGAGATTAGATGCGCTAAGGGCGCATGATGAGGAAGCATATATGAAACTTCTTGAGCATACCAAAAATTCCAGATTTTTACAACTCATAAAACAAACTGAGGAATACATGCAACACATACTAGAATTGGTATTGCAACAACGCCCATCTGAACTTACTGAAATGGTGAACGAAATGCCAATTGAAGAGGATGGGGATAACTCCGCGTACAATTCgatgaaaaaaattaagcACAGGTACTATACTTTGACCCATTTGATTAATGAGCAAATAATTGACCATCCCCCATCTCTTGGTGGTATGAAATTGAGGGGTTATCAAATGAAAGGTCTTTCATGGCTAGTATCCCTATACAATAATGGCCTTAATGGCATATTGGTAATTTAAGGCGTCAATTTAGGCTGATGAAATGGGTCTAGGGAAGACCATACAAACGGTGTCATTATTAGCCTATCTTAACGACATGAAAAATGTAGCAGGGCCACATCTAGTCGTAGCACCCTTATCTACTTTGCATGGAAATTGGGAAATCGAGTTAAAACGTTGGTTTTCCAGTTGCAACGTCTGTGTTTACGAAGGGTCAAAGTATGTGACTCAGTTTAACTTAGGGAATGGCGTAGGGGCATTAGGCATAAATGGCTTGGTAATGGACCAAAATTCAATGTATTATTGACAACAGATGCATTTGTAATTAGGGATAAAATTCATCTGAGAAAATTTAATTGGGAGTATCTAATAGTCGATGAGGCCCACAGGTATGGTATGTGACATTTAGACttaaaaatccaaatagTAAACTTGTGAGGGTATTAAACCAGGGGTTTAGGATTAAAAGAAGATTAGCATTAACTGGAACGCCATTGCAAAATGATATACAGGAGTTGTGGGCATTGTTGAATTTCCTAATGCCGCATGTCTTTGGTAATGTGAGGACTTTTTATGAGTGGTAAGAACATAAATAcgatgaaattatatacaaaaactGTATCTTCTTCTTCTTTCATTTTAGTctctaaatataaaaatttccTTAAATTCGAAATATACTTcgtttataaatataattttaaatgatatattacaaaatattttcttttgaaaataatgacacatgatataaacatttatttaaaatacaaattttagcataaaaataaataaataaataaagcTACACTAAGTATTGagttattttatttatttatttatttttattcacGCAAAATGATGTCtcacattttttatattgaatTCATGAATGAATGATGTCTTATAATGTTTCTTTGTTATTTGatgcaaataaaatatacacataacTAACTATctacatttatttttaacatattaCGTACACAATTGTAATTTCAAAAgtttcaataaattaaaacttttatcattttttctAGGTTCAACGAACCCTTGTGGTCTCTCACCAAACTCAAAGATGACAGTGAGCATGTACTATCTATGACAGAAGAGGAGAAATTGCTAATTATAGATAGGTTGCACAAGGTAATTTATACACTCAAACAGATTCTGAGGCCATTTTTGTTACGCAGGGAAAAATATGAAGTTGCTGATGAGGTACCTCGTAAAATGGAGCAGCTAATACTATGCCCTCTGTCTGGAATCCAAACGAAGCTTtacaaaatgataaatcagACGCCTTCTggaaataataaaatggTTCAATTACGCAAAGTGTGTAACCATCCTTATCTGTTTTGTGGATCAATAATACCAAGTAATGCATATCTCATCTAGGTGACCACACTTTAATTACAAGCTGTGGAAAGTTTATCATGctagaaaatattt
Coding sequences within it:
- a CDS encoding CRAL/TRIO domain (overlaps_old_locusTagID:BBM_II02020), whose protein sequence is MVNMESVTAENADTPSTSLPSDADAKLTLSHEEKIKSLDKSISEIHFNSSLDNVVRELDKISLQAENVIMGSTDLVDYSGDSSDTHEDVCSNTKKLTSTTSVFSKSSSKASVEMNQKINVDSDEKINIHMKSTLYPPTVIVNDDKDVVYITPDALKFTPTSEHVVATMKNGEKFRFIFCNQEYNDEERQSIENYKRYVISCISNIDKGDADAITLYGEHFKDSIFSQDHYILRYLQGNSFEPHKTYLDVKNHLKWRSENLPIDQKQIEPFLDMGFCYIFGRDKCARPIVVIRLSKASNLKKEVMLRVLYYWLELILSKMLVPGKIEQWRILVDLNSYNIFNMPLSFLKDASKFLTVNYRSRLTGMVILNAPFMVSGIWNVIKGILPVYTQEKIIITSHATSKHFLSLVDESQVEARYGGTAKNNIMFKHPVFPPLSNK
- a CDS encoding Nuclear protein STH1/NPS1 (overlaps_old_locusTagID:BBM_II02025), whose protein sequence is MSELYDGLLKGLYRLSDSNTSSTDSKSRLLLSSINRLKALGIPYYPSTSTDQIDILNSQIEAYNRLFIEQQPLDSQFLARSGCTKVTDDVFDNEVVDNEIADNTISLNDILTLSSSIQRGNSTWGCSNGWKEYYNYLQDLKLKRFINNIDSVAHSLCNNKTQGSSIENYVFEFLNVIGIQYTTVEDTLKALEFVKQKAKLLNYQKYIHVQLFIHCFINLNDYTTPSSNKNFTKDLLEHFKHFFNFHKERMKRIKKLSHSISKRLTFADRKQDPSTSALQKERLDALRAHDEEAYMKLLEHTKNSRFLQLIKQTEEYMQHILELVLQQRPSELTEMVNEMPIEEDGDNSAYNSMKKIKHRYYTLTHLINEQIIDHPPSLGGMKLRGYQMKGLSWLVSLYNNGLNGILADEMGLGKTIQTVSLLAYLNDMKNVAGPHLVVAPLSTLHGNWEIELKRWFSSCNVCVYEGSKEWRRGIRHKWLGNGPKFNVLLTTDAFVIRDKIHLRKFNWEYLIVDEAHRLKNPNSKLVRVLNQGFRIKRRLALTGTPLQNDIQELWALLNFLMPHVFGNVRTFYEWFNEPLWSLTKLKDDSEHVLSMTEEEKLLIIDRLHKILRPFLLRREKYEVADEVPRKMEQLILCPLSGIQTKLYKMINQTPSGNNKMVQLRKVCNHPYLFCGSIIPSDHTLITSCGKFIMLENILYKLKAAKHRVLIFSQMTRLLDLLEIFMTMHSYKYLRLDGSTNSADRQSRLNMFNEVNSPYFAFILSTKAGGLGLNLQSADTVIIYDSDWNPQNDEQAQSRVHRIGQKRKVLILRFITPNTVEEAILKSTSTKLEQDALAIKSGTYHGEYVQDHQNSDKVREILRRQECQQLFCYKFDSHYFNVLMSRSKEDLMIFDYIDAKFKAMDYSSPFPVEIFPPSLYTWIKTAYKYPQVMEDQLSLEQMQEEWEREYSRQQITAVKLDPDVVKSYNEEAVNSITNIPLDYPVSKKVEYDNSTPWLTIMDHDTRLIALNKGIQRAVEEAIAMKQFVEFINLPNEDLYLDYYKYIKRPICLKNMLDDAIEHKFTNIAQLEKCLSLLSSNAKEYNGSESQMFYMVWLILSLECSGMVLYKSRKYACQFLSKDDSMFLSDSEKIVDKNK
- a CDS encoding conserved Plasmodium protein, unknown function (overlaps_old_locusTagID:BBM_II02015); protein product: MLDANKIFSAIDDNKAICPCSAQWIMVPLCYAAYLPESPDNDVQAHAKIFFSYFPDQCIDEPFNRCYRNYSDSNPPPVHDRKKLMYWLQIAENECRRKAGVPERVFSFKRLMRRWRYPDGYI